The Coffea eugenioides isolate CCC68of chromosome 8, Ceug_1.0, whole genome shotgun sequence genome has a segment encoding these proteins:
- the LOC113780464 gene encoding uncharacterized protein LOC113780464, translating to MDEFNEAVSSCGLSEVSFDGPPFTWRNGRVWQRLDRALTNEAWTDTFEVTKVSHLVRGRSDHAPLLIRCGANGGKSSAFRFLNVWTKSPSFKDVVKEAWLIPVSRGGMVGFHQRLLNVKQSLRFWNNRSFGHIFRAVTQAGKELGDRQVEFDATRDDVSRARLGEAKARHTRALAIECDYWKQKSSIKWLQQGDANTKFFHSVVKQ from the coding sequence ATGGACGAGTTTAACGAAGCAGTATCTAGTTGTGGCCTCTCAGAGGTCAGTTTTGACGGCCCCCCATTCACTTGGAGAAATGGCAGGGTTTGGCAGCGCCTGGACAGGGCACTAACAAACGAGGCTTGGACAGATACGTTCGAGGTCACCAAGGTCTCTCACTTGGTCCGCGGTAGATCAGACCATGCCCCGCTTCTAATCAGGTGCGGCGCTAATGGTGGGAAGAGCTCGGCATTTCGCTTTCTCAATGTCTGGACCAAGTCACCGAGCTTCAAGGATGTGGTAAAAGAAGCTTGGCTAATCCCGGTTAGTAGGGGGGGTATGGTTGGCTTTCACCAGAGACTCTTGAATGTGAAACAGAGTCTCCGCTTTTGGAACAATCGGTCTTTTGGGCATATTTTTCGGGCGGTGACTCAGGCGGGGAAGGAGCTAGGGGACAGGCAAGTGGAGTTTGATGCCACTCGGGATGACGTGTCTAGAGCACGTTTAGGGGAGGCTAAGGCAAGGCATACACGGGCACTGGCCATTGAATGCGACTACTGGAAACAAAAGTCAAGTATCAAATGGCTTCAGCAGGGGGATGCGAATACCAAATTCTTCCATTCTGTGGTGAAGCAGTGA